In the Agromyces flavus genome, GCGGTCTTGAGGTTCTCGTCGAGCTGCTCCTGCGAGAACGACGCCTTGCCGACGACGAAGTGCACGTTGGCGTGCTTGTCGACGCGGAACTCGATCTTGCCGCCCTTGATGTCTTCCACGGCCTTGGCCGGGTTGGGGGTCACGGTGCCGGTCTTGGGGTTCGGCATGAGGCCGCGCGGGCCGAGCACCTTGCCGAGACGACCGACCTGGCCCATCAGCTCGGGCGTGGCGACGGCCGCGTCGAACGCGGTGTAGCCGCCGGCGACCTTCTCGATGAGCTCGGCGCCGCCGACCTCGTCAGCGCCCGCGGCGATCGCGGCCTCGGCGGCCGGGCCGGTAGCGAACACGATGACGCGCGCGGTCTTGCCGGTGCCGTGCGGCAGGATGACGGTGCCGCGCACCATCTGGTCGGCCTTGCGGGGGTCGACGCCGAGCTTCAGCGCGACCTCGACGGTCGAGTCGAACTTCGCCGAGCCGGTCTGCTTCGCGAGGGCGACCGCGTCGGTGGGGGTGTAGTACTTGCCGGCCTCGATCTTCTCGGCCGCGGCCCGGTAGGCCTTGGACTTCTGTGCCATGTTGGTTCTCCTTGAGAGAGTGTGGTCATCGCGCCTGGCGGGCGCTGCCACGGATGAGAGTTCTGTGGTGACGGATGCCGCGGCATCCGCTCGGGCCTTATTCGACCGTGATGCCCATCGAGCGAGCGGTGCCGGCGATGATCTTCGACGCGGCGTCGATGTCGTTGGCGTTGAGGTCGACCATCTTGGACTCGGCGATCTCGCGGACCTGGGCCTGCGTGATCTTGCCCACCTTGGTGGTGTGCGGGACGCCCGAGCCCTTGGCGACGCCGGCGGCCTTCTTGATGAGCTCGGCGGCGGGCGGGGTCTTCAGGACGAACGTGAACGAGCGGTCCTCGTAGACGGTGATCTCG is a window encoding:
- the rplA gene encoding 50S ribosomal protein L1; translated protein: MAQKSKAYRAAAEKIEAGKYYTPTDAVALAKQTGSAKFDSTVEVALKLGVDPRKADQMVRGTVILPHGTGKTARVIVFATGPAAEAAIAAGADEVGGAELIEKVAGGYTAFDAAVATPELMGQVGRLGKVLGPRGLMPNPKTGTVTPNPAKAVEDIKGGKIEFRVDKHANVHFVVGKASFSQEQLDENLKTALEEVVRLKPSSAKGRYIQKGAVSTTFGPGIPLDVNSI
- the rplK gene encoding 50S ribosomal protein L11 — translated: MAPKKKVTGLIKLQIKAGAANPAPPIGPALGQHGVNIMEFCKAYNAATEAQRGNVIPVEITVYEDRSFTFVLKTPPAAELIKKAAGVAKGSGVPHTTKVGKITQAQVREIAESKMVDLNANDIDAASKIIAGTARSMGITVE